Genomic window (Pongo abelii isolate AG06213 chromosome 4, NHGRI_mPonAbe1-v2.0_pri, whole genome shotgun sequence):
TCCTGGGACAAGATTTCCTCTTCCTGAAGCTTTTGATCCGGATGTAGGGGTAAACTCCTTGCAGGGTTACCAGCTCAACTCAAACGGTTACTTTTCCCTGGACGTGCAAAGCGGGGCCGATGGGATTAAGTACCCAGAGCTGGTGCTGGAACGCGCTCTAGATCGCGAGGAAGAGGCGGTTCACCACCTCGTTCTCACGGCCTTCGATGGAGGTGACCCGGTTCGCTCTGGCACTGCTAGGATTCTCATAATACTTGTGGATACCAACGATAATGCTCCCGTGTTCACTCAGCCCGAGTACCACGTAAGTGTTCGTGAGAACGTTCCTGTAGGCACTCGGCTACTCACCGTAAAAGCCACTGATCCAGATGAAGGAGCCAATGGAGACGTGACGTATTCTTTCCGGAAAGTAAGAGACAAAATATCACAGCTATTTCAGTTGAATTCTCTGAGTGGGGATATAACAATATTGGGGGATCTAGATTATGAGGACTCTGGATTCTATTACATAGATGTAGAAGCCCATGATGGGCCTGGTCTCCGAGCTAGAAGCAAGGTACTGGTGACAGTTCTGGATGAAAATGACAATGCACCAGAAGTCACAGTTACATCTCTCACCAACTCAGTCCAGGAAACTTCTTCCCCGGGTACAGTAATTGCACTTTTCAACGTGCATGACAGTGACTCAGGAGGAAATGGCCTAGTCACATGTTCTATTCCAGATAATCTGCCATTCACACTTGAAAAGACCTATGGAAATTATTATCGGTTGTTGACACACAAAACACTGGACAGGGAAGAGGTCTCAGAATATAACATCACTGTAACTGCCACTGACCAGGGAACTCCTCCACTGTCTACAGAAACTCATGTTTCACTGCAGGTGATGGACATCAATGACAACCCACCCACTTTCCCTCATGCTTCCTACTCTGCCTACATTCCTGAAAACAACCCCAGAGGAGCCTCCATCTTATCTATGACTGCTCAAGATCCTGACAGTGGTGACAATGCCCGAATCACTTACTCCCTGGCCGAAGACACCTTCCAGGGTGCACCTCTGTCCTCCTATGTCTCCATCAACTCCAATACTGGGATCCTATATGCACTTCGCTCCTTCGACTATGAGCAGTTTAGAGACCTGCAGCTACTGGTGACAGCCAGTGACAGTGGAGACCCTCCACTCAGCAGCAATGTGTCACTGAGCCTCTTTGTGCTGGACCAGAACGACAATGTCCCTGAGATCCTGTACCCCACCTTCCCTACAGATGGCTCCACTGGTGTGGAGCTGGCACCCCGCTCCGCAGATTCCGGCTACCTGGTGACAAAAGTGGTGGCAGTGGACAGAGACTCAGGCCAGAATGCCTGGCTGTCCTACCGCCTACTCAAGTCCAGCGAGCCGGGACTATTTGCAGTGGGGCTGCACACAGGCGAGGTGCGCACCGCACGGGCCCTGCTGGACAGAGACGCGCTCAAGCAGAGCCTTGTAGTGGTCGTCCAGGACCATGGCCAGCCCCCTCTCTCGGCCACCGTCACGCTCACTGTGGCTGTGGCCGACAGCATCCCAGATGTCCTGGCTGACTTGGGCAGCCTCAAGCCTTCAGCAGACCCAGACGACTCGGGCCTCACACTCTATCTCGTGGTGGCAGTGGCCGCTGTCTCCTGCGTCTTCCTGGCTTTTGTCACGGTGCTGCTAGCACTCAAGCTGAGACGCTGGCACAAGTCACGCCTGCTTCACGCTGAAGGCAGCAAGTTGGCAGGTGTGCCTGCCTCGCACTTTGTGGGCGTGGATGGGGTTCGGGCTTTCCTGCAGACCTATTCCCACGAGGTCTCCCTCACCGCGGACTCGCGGAAGAGTCACCTGATCTTCTCCCAGCCCAACTATGCAGACACGCTGATCAGCCGGGAGAGCTGTGAGAAAAGCGAGCCTCTTCTAATAACTCAGGATTTACTTGAAACAAAAGAAGACGCTAGTCTTCAGGTGAGTCAATCTTATAATAGATCATACCACACTGAAATATAGACAAAGAGTTGTGTAAATGTCTcccattatatatgtaatatatcaaATAAAGGTgcctcttttaatattttattgctttaaagAAAACTTGTGGATGACCTTTCAATAATGATCAACAGTATTTACCACACAAAAATGTTGTTTATTACTCATCCTTTTTGGTCTTCATTCAATTGTAGTTTCAAccagaattttctaattttacaaCTCTGAGCCACCTTATTTccttaaatttccttttctgtgctgggcgtggtggctcacacctgtaatcctagcactttgggagtgtgAGGaggatggattgcctgagctcaggagttcgagaccagtctgggcaacatggtgaaacccagtctctactaaaatacaaaaagttagccagggtggtggtgcgcacctgtagtcccagctaccctggaggctgaggcatgagaattgcttgaacctgggaggcagaggttgcaatgagctgagatcatgccactgtactccagcctgggcgacagagcaagcctctgtctccaaaaagtaaaataaaataaagtaaaataaagaataaatttccttttcccTTAGGTGTTCCTGAAAAGATACAAGAGACCTGTGAAATAGAAGGCAATTGTGTAAATTCACATTTACAGTATTCTTTCTCATAAAGCTATTGTTGGATCTGGACTTAGGGTTTTTTAATTTCCTATTTTCACACTGTACCATGCTTTGCTTGAAGTTTACTTTTCCTTCCTTGAAAGGGTATTTTGCATTATAATAGGCAACGTCAACTTAAGAATACTGGCAATTTATGAGTTTAACTTTTAGATATAACTTTAACAGGATATTTTCTCAATAAACtggtatatttcaaatattttcttgttgCTGTTCTGAGATGCCCCAGAAGTGACTATGCGTGATTCCTTTGGTGCACTCCTGTGATTATAAGAAATATTTCCAAGTTAATTTCACTCATATTTAAGTAGATTCTAGGAGtaactttaataatttttaaattgcctaTCATGACATCACTATTGAGACTTTCTTGATTTCTAAGGAAAATATAAGTTTTTggagtcttttctcttttcatcatGTGAGCCTCTTTCAAAGATTGAGTTACTTGGGTTCTGGACTGATATGATTTACGCTGCTTAGTAAGGTGGCCTCATCCCTATTGCTAAAAATTGCTTTCAGATATTTTTGTCATCGTGTGGCTCTGGGATTATTTTATATGAGGGAAAATATTTTGTGTGTAGGGGATATACAACACTTGTTCTTTGTGCTTTCATTTAGTTCTGTGAGTTAATTCAAAATTGATGAATGCATATGCTTACACAAATTAGTGTAATTTGATAACTGGAAGTTGTAGCGATAGACTGTAGAATATGCCTCAATTTGACTTACAAAGGAGAGTTTTAGTTTCTACATGGTTTTGTATTCATAGAAAGTTGTGGTGCAATACATAGAGTAAGCTGGAATATGATATGATGCAGTTACCTGGCTTGGGGAGCAGAAAGCAGAAATAACAAGTGAATGTTGAGAGACAACTCACATCTGAGGAGAGATTGTTTAAAGTAATTAagccataaaatataatttggaaatgCTCAATTGGCCTGAAACTGTGTCAAGCATATTCAGGTGCTGGCATTAAGAATATATTCCAGAATGAGAGTGCCACATGTTTTAAAGGCCTAGGAAAGCAGTAGATAATTTATAAcctaaaatcaaatttttttaaaaatgtgtttttgttagAATGGGCAGTGGGTTTCTTTTAGCAAATAACAATTTTGATTAAACAAACTGTTGTATATTCATATTACGGACTACTAGATAACTATATTATGGGCCACTAGATAACTATAAGAAATCAATGGGAAAGCTCTCTATGTACTGATATGATCTTTAagatataacaaataaaaaagcaatgtgCAGAACATGGTATGTTGTATGCTTACATTTGTGTAAAGAAGGAGacagaatatttataaaaatccGTTGCACTATACAAGACATATCTCCGGAAGGATACCTAAGAAACTTTAACACTCATTTCCCCTGTGAAAGCATTTCTCCTCATCTAAagcagggaggaaaggaagaaccTATGCTGAATGCACATTTTGAATTTGGAACTATAtgaatatttcacatattttaaaacaaatgaaaactttattaattaaaaaaaaagaaaaaagttcttagCAAACGTTGACAAGCCATTGGTGCAGTTTCCTGAGAAAACCTCTGAGCGTCGCTGTCGGTCAAAAGAACGAAGAGAAGCGTTTGGAAGCCTCTTAGAGGGGAACTTCCTGCACAAACCAACCACACAGAGGAGGCCAGTATAGATtcggaaacagaaaacaaaagcaggaAGAGTGATTAGCCCGGATTCTGCCATCCTCGGAAGGCTTATTCCTCCTATGGGCAAAAGAGCAAAGGGAGCCGGAGGGAGACAGAGGATGAAGGCGAGCGCAGGGAGGTGCGGGCTGCTGCGGTGGCTGCAGGTACTGTTGCCCTTCCTGTTGTCTTTGTTCCCCGGGGCTCTCCCAGACCAGATCCGCTATTCAATTCCAGAGGAGCTGGCCAAAAACTCGGTCGTAGGAAACCTCGCCAAGGATCTGGGGCTCAGCGTCCGGGACTTGCCGGCCCGGAAGCTGCGGGTTAGCGCGGAGAAGGAATATTTCACAGTAAACCCAGAAAGCGGGGACTTACTTGTGAGTGACAGAATAGACCGAGAACAGATATGCGGGAAGCAGCCTCTGTGTGTTCTGGATTTCGATACTGTCGCTGAAAATCCACTAAATATTTTCTACATAGCAGTAATTGTGCAGGATGTAAATGATAATACCCCACTATTCAAACAGACtaagattaatttaaaaattggcgaATCCACTAAGCCAGGTACAACATTTCCACTTGACCCAGCCCTGGATTCAGATGTTGGTCCTAATTCACTACAAAGATATCACCTTAATGACAACGAGTACTTTGATCTCGCTGAGAAACAGACTCCAGATGGTCGTAAATATCCTGAGTTGATTCTAAAACATTCTCTGGACAGAGAAGAGCACAGTTTCCATCAATTGGTCCTCACAGCTGTGGATGGCGGAGACCCACCTCAAAGTGGCACGACCCAAATCCGAATCAAAGTCACGGATGCCAACGATAACCCTCCAGTGTTCAGCCAGGACGTGTACAGGGTCACCCTGAGGGAGGACGTGCCTCCGGGCTTCTTTGTACTTCAAGTGACGGCCACCGACCGGGATGAAGGCATAAACGCGGAGATCACCTACTCCTTTCATAATGTGGACGAACAAGTGAAACACTTTTTCAACTTAAATGAAAAAACAGGAGAAATCACGACAAAGGATGATTTGGATTTTGAGATTGCAAGTAGTTACGCTCTCAGTATCGAAGCAAAAGATCCTGGAGATCTAGCAGCCCACTGCAATATCCAAGTGGAAATTCTTGATGACAACGATTGTGCACCTGAAGTTATTGTGACTTCAGTATTTACTCCCCTACCAGAGGATTCGCCACCAGGAACAGTCATCGCCTTGATAAAAACGAGAGACAGAGACTCTGGAGAAAATGGAGAAGTTTACTGCCAAGTGTTGGGAAATGCCaagtttattttgaaatcttCCTCAAAGAACTATTACAAACTAGTGACAGACGGCGCCCTGGACCGGGAGGAGATCCCAGAATACAATCTCACCATCACAGCCACCGACGGGGGCAAGCCGCCCCTCTCCTCCAGCATAATTGTCACCCTGCACATCTCCGACGTCAACGATAATGCCCCAGTTTTCCAACAGACTTCCTACATGGTTCACGTGGCAGAGAACAATCCTCCTGGCGCCTCTATCGCTCAAATCAGTGCCTCTGACCCTGACTTGGGCCCCAATGGCCAAGTTTCCTACTCCATCGTAGCGAGCGACCTGAAGCCGCGGGAGATTTTATCCTACGTGTCCGTGAGCGCGCAGAGCGGGGTGGTGTTCGCGCAGCGCGCCTTCGACCACGAGCAGCTGCGCGCCTTCGAGCTCACACTGCAGGCCAGGGACAAGGGCTCGCCAGCGCTCAGCGCCAACGTGAGCCTGCGCGTGTTAGTGGGCGACCTCAATGACAACGCACCACGGGTGCTGTACCCCGCGCTGGGGCCTGATGGCTCCGCCCTCTTCGATATGGTGCCACGCGCCGCAGAGCCCGGCTACCTGGTGACCAAGGTGGTGGCGGTGGACGCAGACTCAGGACACAACGCTTGGCTGTCCTACCACATGCTGCAGGCCAGCGAGCCCGGGCTCTTCAGCCTGGGGCTGCGCACGGGTGAAGTGCGCACAGCGCGTGTCTTGGGCGACAGGGACGCGGCCCGCCAGCGCCTACTGGTCGCTGTGCGTGATGGAGGACAGCCGCCACTCTCTGCTACCGCCACGCTGCACCTAATCTTCGCAGACAGCCTGCGAGAGGTATTGCCAGACCTCAGCGACCGCCCGGAGCCCTCTGACCCCCAGGCAGAACTGCAGTTTTACCTGGTGGTGGCCTTGGCCTTGATCTCAGTGCTCTTCTTCCTCGCGGTGATTCTGGCAATCTCCCTGCGCCTGCGACGTTCTTCCAGGTCAGACGCTTGGGGCTGCTTTCAGCTTGGTCTCAGCTCCAAGCCTGGACCTGGGGTTCTCCCCAGTTACAGTGAGGGAACGTTGCCCTATTCCTACAACCTGTGTGTTGCCTCACAATCAGCCAAGACAGAGTTCAATTTTCTGAACGTAACCCCGGAATTGGTTCCCGCACAAGATCTCCTCTGTGACAATGCCTCTTGGGAACAAAATACAAATCATGGAGCCGCTGGGGTCCCTTTTGCCTCAGATACTACTTTGAAGGTGagctttaattaatttattttcacttctGGTTTTACTGTTTCATCTAATTTGGGTAGGAAgttccattgcatatttcttTGTCTGTAAGTTAGATTTGGCCAATGTTGTGCCTTAATTATCTTAATCTTATCTAACtgaattttaagtgttttctctCTGAAGTGTGAGATTTATTTACCCATGAATGCAAACCTTTATCACATGAGATACTgcactgtatttctttttcttcctcatctttACATTACTTCTCTCTGCAGATTTGTTACTGTTGAGACTTTAGGCAATTACTTTCACCTTCAGGCTCTTTGTTATTCAAATTTTAGTTTTACTTCCTCTTAGAATCATAGTACTTCAGAGTAAAGAGAGTCTTCATTTTAGTAGTCTTTGGAAATTGGGAACCAAAGAAGAAAGACTTTTGCATAATGGCATGGCTTGTTAATCACAGGGCGTGGGTAGGACATTGTCCCATTGACTTGAAGACCAACACTCAGTAAGCTAAATGTCTTGGAATCACAAATGTATTTCTAAAGGACAGGCAATGTTTGAGGTCTGAGGTGTCTGCTAGAAAGAGTGCATTTAACAAATGTGAGAAATCATTCTCTAATATGCATTTTAACAAATTGCTCTTGAGAAAAATTACACATTGAGAAAAATCTTACAACCTATGTTCACAtcattttctacaaaatattACTTAAAACTTTGCTTTTGAATTTCCCAAttatatagaatttttattttcttagttttatatGAAAGTGTTATTAAATGAAATGACTTTCTGAAATGTCCTTTTTTTCAATCAagaggtttttctatttctgttgtcATATAAAGATGATAGCAGTAAATATCTGTCTCAACATAGAAAGGCCACTCAGTACTGCTCGACAAGTATCTGGTCATGCTTTCCTGCATGGATGATGAAATAAAACCCCATCCTCCACAGTTACTATACTGGTTGTCACTGGAACTACAAATATTTGAACATGgtaatagaaaaacataaaaatgcataGTTAACCCAACTCAAACGCTGTCTGAGATAGTGGAGAGACTTTCTCAAAGTCCTCACAAGTAACaaagatctttatttcttctgcatatgacagCTAATATAACTTACATAAATCAGTAGGCCTGTTTGGAAAGGTGCATGGAGAACTGGGTTTGTTTCCTTGGTATTCTTATGTGCAAATAAGCACGTTTTCCTAAATGTATCCTAATAAAGAGATGAAATCTTGAATCCTACAAAGGTAAGAATTTGAATGTCCTAATTTAATGGACTAAATATAGATAAGAGATAAATAAAGGACATAGGCTCCCCCAATGAcgcattaaataaaatttttgtaagGTATTGGAATCTAATAATCATATTGATCTCAGGGATTGTGGAAGTCTTGCTATTCAGAATTAAAGCTGAATTAACGGTCATAAACAATGTTTCACAGTTAAACATTAAGGATATGGCaacattattagaaataaaattataactaaaacttaggagaaataaaaatggaatgtggtgcAGTCACTGGTTAGGACTCTGAGCGTCGCTGTTGACCAAATTGGGAAAGAAGCTGCCGCAGAGGCGACCCGACTCTGCTCCCTCCATACTAAACACACAGAACAGACAAGCTCCTAGGAAAACCCAACCCTCCACGCCCATTTTCGTCAGGGAATATGTACCCATCGGCTTTAGATAAATAAGGAAACAGCACGCTGAACCAGAACTAAGAGAAAATTGGGCAGAGAGAAGGCAATGGCGAGTCCACCTAGGGGCTGGGGCTGCGGAGAGCTGCTGCTGCCCTTTATGCTCCTGGGGACGCTGTGCGAGCCAGGATCTGGGCAGATCCGCTACTCGATGCCGGAGGAGCTGGACAAAGGCTCCTTCGTCGGCGACATAGCCAAGGACCTCGGGCTGGAGCCCCAGGAGCTGGCGGAGCGCGGAGTCCGCATCGTCTCCAGAGGTAGGACGCAGCTTTTTGCCCTGAACCCGCGAAGCGGCAGCTTGGTCACCGCGGGCAGGATAGACCGGGAGGAGCTCTGCGCTCAGAGCCCGCTGTGTGTGGTGAACTTTAACATCTTGGTTGAGAACAAAATGAAGATTTATGGAGTAGAAGTAGAAATAATCGATATTAATGATAACTTCCCGCGTTTCCGGGATGAAGAGTTAAAAGTAAAAGTTAATGAAAATGCGGCTGCAGGGACCCGGTTAGTGCTTCCCTTCGCGCGGGATGCAGATGTGGGTGTGAACTCCCTCCGGAGTTACCAGCTCAGCTCCAATCTGCACTTCTCTCTGGACGTGGTAAGCGGAACTGATGGACAAAAGTATCCGGAGCTGGTGTTGGAACAGCCCCTAGACCGCGAGAAAGAGACCGTTCACGACCTCCTCCTCACAGCTTTAGATGGCGGAGACCCGGTACTCTCCGGCACCACGCACATCCGTGTTACAGTCCTCGACGCAAACGACAATGCGCCCCTGTTCACCCAATCTGAGTACAGCGTGAGTGTTCCAGAGAACATACCTGTGGGCACTCGGCTGCTCACGCTAACCGCCACGGATCCAGATGAGGGAATAAACGGGAAATTGACCTACTCTTTTCGCAATGAAGAAGACAAAATTTCGGAGactttccaacttgattccaacCTGGGGGAAATCTCAACTCTACAATCACTGGACTATGAAGAATCCAGATTCTACCTCATGGAAGTGGTAGCTCAGGATGGAGGCGCTCTTGTTGCCAGCGCTAAGGTGGTGGTCACAGTACAGGACGTGAATGACAATGCCCCCGAAGTGATCCTCACCTCTCTGACCAGTTCGCTCTCTGAAGACTGTCTTCCCGGAGCTGTAATCGCGCTGTTTAGCGTACATGATGGTGATTCTGGAGAAAATGGTGAGATTGCATGCTCTATTCCTAGGAACTTGCCTTTTAAATTGGAGAAGTCAGTTGATAATTACTATCACCTATTAACAACTAGAGACCTGGACAGAGAAGAGACTTCAGATTATAATATCACTTTAACCGTCATTGACCATGGAACCCCGCCCCTCTCTACAGAAAGCCACATACCCTTGAAAGTAGCAGACGTCAATGACAACCCACCCAATTTCCCTCAAGCCTCCTACTCCACCTCCCTCCCAGAAAACAACCCCAGAGGTGTCTCTATCTTCTCTGTGACAGCCCATGACCCCGACAGCGGCGACAACGCTCGAGTCACCTACTCCCTGGCTGAAGACACATTTCAGGGGGCGCCCTTGTCCTCCTATGTCTCCATTAACTCTGACACCGGTGTCCTGTATGCGCTGAGATCCTTCGACTATGAGCAGTTGAGAGACCTACAGTTGTGGGTGACAGCCAGCGACAGTGGGAACCCTCCACTTAGCAGCAACGTGTCGCTGAGCCTGTTTGTGCTGGACCAGAACGACAATGCGCCCGAGATCCTGTACCCCGCCCTCCCTACAGACGGTTCCACCGGCGTGGAGCTGGCGCCTCGCTCCGCAGAACCTGGCTACCTGGTGACCAAGGTGGTAGCGGTGGACAAAGATTCAGGCCAGAACGCTTGGCTGTCCTACCGCCTGC
Coding sequences:
- the PCDHGB2 gene encoding protocadherin gamma-B2; its protein translation is MGKRAKGAGGRQRMKASAGRCGLLRWLQVLLPFLLSLFPGALPDQIRYSIPEELAKNSVVGNLAKDLGLSVRDLPARKLRVSAEKEYFTVNPESGDLLVSDRIDREQICGKQPLCVLDFDTVAENPLNIFYIAVIVQDVNDNTPLFKQTKINLKIGESTKPGTTFPLDPALDSDVGPNSLQRYHLNDNEYFDLAEKQTPDGRKYPELILKHSLDREEHSFHQLVLTAVDGGDPPQSGTTQIRIKVTDANDNPPVFSQDVYRVTLREDVPPGFFVLQVTATDRDEGINAEITYSFHNVDEQVKHFFNLNEKTGEITTKDDLDFEIASSYALSIEAKDPGDLAAHCNIQVEILDDNDCAPEVIVTSVFTPLPEDSPPGTVIALIKTRDRDSGENGEVYCQVLGNAKFILKSSSKNYYKLVTDGALDREEIPEYNLTITATDGGKPPLSSSIIVTLHISDVNDNAPVFQQTSYMVHVAENNPPGASIAQISASDPDLGPNGQVSYSIVASDLKPREILSYVSVSAQSGVVFAQRAFDHEQLRAFELTLQARDKGSPALSANVSLRVLVGDLNDNAPRVLYPALGPDGSALFDMVPRAAEPGYLVTKVVAVDADSGHNAWLSYHMLQASEPGLFSLGLRTGEVRTARVLGDRDAARQRLLVAVRDGGQPPLSATATLHLIFADSLREVLPDLSDRPEPSDPQAELQFYLVVALALISVLFFLAVILAISLRLRRSSRSDAWGCFQLGLSSKPGPGVLPSYSEGTLPYSYNLCVASQSAKTEFNFLNVTPELVPAQDLLCDNASWEQNTNHGAAGVPFASDTTLKVSFN
- the LOC100454534 gene encoding protocadherin gamma-A5 encodes the protein MASPPRGWGCGELLLPFMLLGTLCEPGSGQIRYSMPEELDKGSFVGDIAKDLGLEPQELAERGVRIVSRGRTQLFALNPRSGSLVTAGRIDREELCAQSPLCVVNFNILVENKMKIYGVEVEIIDINDNFPRFRDEELKVKVNENAAAGTRLVLPFARDADVGVNSLRSYQLSSNLHFSLDVVSGTDGQKYPELVLEQPLDREKETVHDLLLTALDGGDPVLSGTTHIRVTVLDANDNAPLFTQSEYSVSVPENIPVGTRLLTLTATDPDEGINGKLTYSFRNEEDKISETFQLDSNLGEISTLQSLDYEESRFYLMEVVAQDGGALVASAKVVVTVQDVNDNAPEVILTSLTSSLSEDCLPGAVIALFSVHDGDSGENGEIACSIPRNLPFKLEKSVDNYYHLLTTRDLDREETSDYNITLTVIDHGTPPLSTESHIPLKVADVNDNPPNFPQASYSTSLPENNPRGVSIFSVTAHDPDSGDNARVTYSLAEDTFQGAPLSSYVSINSDTGVLYALRSFDYEQLRDLQLWVTASDSGNPPLSSNVSLSLFVLDQNDNAPEILYPALPTDGSTGVELAPRSAEPGYLVTKVVAVDKDSGQNAWLSYRLLKASEPGLFVVGLHTGEVRTARALLDRDALKQSFVVAVEDHGQPPLSATVTVTVAVADRIPDILADLGSIKTPIDPEDLDLTLYLVVAVAAVSCVFLAFVIVLLVLRLRRWHKSRLLQTEGSRLVGVPASHFVGVDGVRAFLQTYSHEVSLTADSRKSHLIFPQPNYADTLLSEESCEKSEPLLISDKVDANKEERRVQVSFLFR
- the LOC129047347 gene encoding protocadherin gamma-A4 translates to MHFILDPEDPGAPPASTEGKPKHRRLRGGVVMAAPPARPDHTRLLQICLLLGVLVEIRAEQIRYSVFEEQEEGSVVGNIAKNLGLAPRELAERGVRIVSRGRTQLFSLNPRSGSLVTAGRIDREELCDRSPNCVTNLEILLEDTVKILRVEVEIIDVNDNPPSFGTEQREIKVAENENPGTRFPLPEAFDPDVGVNSLQGYQLNSNGYFSLDVQSGADGIKYPELVLERALDREEEAVHHLVLTAFDGGDPVRSGTARILIILVDTNDNAPVFTQPEYHVSVRENVPVGTRLLTVKATDPDEGANGDVTYSFRKVRDKISQLFQLNSLSGDITILGDLDYEDSGFYYIDVEAHDGPGLRARSKVLVTVLDENDNAPEVTVTSLTNSVQETSSPGTVIALFNVHDSDSGGNGLVTCSIPDNLPFTLEKTYGNYYRLLTHKTLDREEVSEYNITVTATDQGTPPLSTETHVSLQVMDINDNPPTFPHASYSAYIPENNPRGASILSMTAQDPDSGDNARITYSLAEDTFQGAPLSSYVSINSNTGILYALRSFDYEQFRDLQLLVTASDSGDPPLSSNVSLSLFVLDQNDNVPEILYPTFPTDGSTGVELAPRSADSGYLVTKVVAVDRDSGQNAWLSYRLLKSSEPGLFAVGLHTGEVRTARALLDRDALKQSLVVVVQDHGQPPLSATVTLTVAVADSIPDVLADLGSLKPSADPDDSGLTLYLVVAVAAVSCVFLAFVTVLLALKLRRWHKSRLLHAEGSKLAGVPASHFVGVDGVRAFLQTYSHEVSLTADSRKSHLIFSQPNYADTLISRESCEKSEPLLITQDLLETKEDASLQVFLKRYKRPVK